A genomic stretch from Komagataeibacter xylinus includes:
- a CDS encoding dihydroxyacetone kinase subunit DhaK has translation MKRFFNTRETVVTEALDGFLRSSAGHHLCRLDGYPDTCVIMRREIDRREVSVISGGGSGHEPAHAGFVGHGMLTAAVCGALFASPCVDAILAAILATTGEAGCLLVVKNYTGDRLNFGLAAERARALGKKVEMVIVGDDIALPGSATPRGVAGTVLAHKLAGYGAAQGWSLEHVTEFVRDGTKRMRTIGLALEDCNPYEPARASRLASDQAELGLGIHGEPGAQRIAVARANDLMAQAASTLEASLPTTVRNTRFALVLNNLGTVPEVEMALLLESFSHTPLARRISHVIGPAPLMTALDMNGFSLTLIELDEAITTALRAPAQPRAWPGIATFGSPSVAPMPAMPDAFPFTPSHDAAIASLLARGAEILVANEAALNELDGRIGDGDAGSTFASAARDITAVRDRLPMNNPHQLMATIGNILTQHAGGSSGVLFAIMFSAAGRSKQPWQQALREGLAHMMECGGAKPGDRTMIDALYPALEALAADGGLKQAALAARKGADATTTMDTARAGRAAYVPSEHVRNVPDPGAEAVARLLEGLAAG, from the coding sequence ATGAAGCGTTTTTTCAACACGCGCGAAACCGTTGTAACCGAAGCGCTGGACGGGTTCCTGCGCTCAAGCGCGGGCCATCACCTGTGCCGCCTGGATGGCTACCCCGATACCTGCGTGATCATGCGCCGCGAGATCGACCGCCGCGAGGTTTCGGTCATTTCGGGGGGTGGATCCGGGCATGAACCTGCGCATGCGGGTTTTGTGGGCCATGGCATGCTGACTGCGGCGGTGTGTGGTGCGCTGTTTGCCTCTCCCTGCGTTGATGCGATCCTGGCCGCGATCCTGGCAACAACAGGAGAGGCGGGCTGCCTTCTGGTGGTCAAGAATTACACCGGCGACCGGCTGAACTTCGGCCTCGCCGCCGAGCGTGCCCGCGCGCTGGGCAAGAAAGTGGAAATGGTGATCGTGGGCGATGACATCGCCCTGCCGGGTTCGGCCACCCCGCGCGGTGTTGCGGGCACGGTGCTGGCGCACAAGCTGGCGGGCTATGGTGCGGCACAGGGCTGGTCTTTGGAACACGTGACCGAATTCGTGCGCGACGGCACGAAGCGCATGCGCACCATCGGCCTGGCGCTGGAGGACTGCAACCCCTATGAACCCGCCCGCGCCAGCCGCCTGGCCTCCGATCAGGCCGAGCTTGGCCTTGGCATTCATGGTGAGCCGGGGGCGCAGCGCATTGCCGTGGCCCGCGCCAATGACCTGATGGCACAGGCCGCCAGCACGCTGGAGGCCAGCCTTCCCACCACCGTGCGTAATACCCGCTTCGCCCTTGTGCTCAACAACCTCGGCACCGTGCCGGAGGTGGAAATGGCGCTGTTGCTGGAATCCTTCAGCCACACGCCGCTTGCCCGCCGCATCTCGCACGTGATCGGCCCGGCACCGCTCATGACGGCGTTGGACATGAACGGCTTCTCGCTTACCCTGATCGAGCTTGACGAGGCCATTACCACTGCCCTGCGGGCTCCGGCCCAGCCACGGGCGTGGCCCGGCATCGCCACGTTTGGCAGCCCCAGCGTGGCCCCCATGCCCGCCATGCCCGATGCCTTTCCCTTCACGCCCAGCCATGATGCGGCTATAGCCAGCCTGCTGGCGCGGGGGGCTGAAATACTGGTGGCCAACGAGGCCGCGCTGAACGAACTCGATGGCAGGATCGGTGATGGCGATGCAGGCTCCACCTTTGCCAGTGCCGCACGTGACATCACCGCCGTGCGCGACCGCCTGCCCATGAACAACCCGCATCAACTCATGGCCACCATCGGCAATATCCTGACCCAGCATGCCGGCGGCTCGAGCGGGGTGCTGTTTGCCATCATGTTCTCGGCGGCAGGGCGCAGCAAACAGCCCTGGCAGCAAGCCCTGCGCGAAGGGCTGGCCCATATGATGGAATGCGGCGGTGCCAAACCGGGCGATCGCACCATGATCGATGCGCTTTACCCCGCCCTTGAGGCGCTGGCTGCAGATGGTGGCCTGAAACAGGCAGCCCTGGCCGCGCGCAAGGGCGCCGATGCCACTACCACCATGGACACCGCCCGCGCAGGCCGCGCCGCCTACGTGCCCAGCGAGCATGTACGCAACGTGCCCGACCCCGGCGCCGAGGCCGTGGCCCGCCTGCTTGAAGGGCTCGCGGCTGGCTGA
- a CDS encoding MIP/aquaporin family protein, with amino-acid sequence MRLPHLPYLHIHVHDRPLAGDPHPHNLFHWKLYFCEAIATAILMILGLSAVIVLSAPASPLGAVLMHHPYIQTALCGLCFGLSGTAAAMTPFGKVSGAHINPSVTLAFSLAKRIGGVDALNYMIAQVIGAFLGTAVVYEAGRLIAWWGNMAVAVHYGATVPYGHISIWWAMWSEMFVTAALIAMLYWLAAHPRWKFITPWSGGLFFLVLNPITAWLSGNSVNFARTLAPALFAGQWSGLWIYVVGPFAGASLAVMAIRMNLLGKLHLLEARLVNFGHHGRVPGLDDPHRKLNHPDDPDHVPPGAGPA; translated from the coding sequence ATGCGCCTGCCACACCTGCCGTACCTTCATATTCATGTGCACGACCGCCCGCTGGCAGGCGACCCGCACCCGCACAACCTGTTTCACTGGAAGCTGTATTTCTGCGAGGCGATCGCCACCGCCATCCTCATGATCCTCGGCCTGAGCGCGGTCATCGTGCTCAGCGCGCCGGCCAGCCCGCTCGGGGCTGTGCTCATGCACCATCCCTATATCCAGACCGCGCTGTGCGGGCTGTGCTTTGGCCTGTCAGGCACGGCGGCGGCCATGACGCCGTTCGGCAAGGTCAGCGGGGCGCATATCAACCCCTCCGTAACCCTGGCGTTCTCGCTCGCCAAACGCATCGGCGGGGTGGATGCGCTGAACTACATGATCGCGCAGGTGATCGGCGCCTTTCTGGGCACGGCCGTGGTGTACGAAGCCGGCAGGCTGATCGCATGGTGGGGCAACATGGCCGTAGCGGTGCATTATGGTGCCACCGTGCCGTATGGCCATATCTCGATCTGGTGGGCCATGTGGTCGGAAATGTTCGTGACCGCAGCGCTGATCGCCATGCTGTACTGGCTGGCGGCCCACCCGCGATGGAAGTTCATCACGCCATGGTCGGGCGGGCTGTTCTTTCTCGTGCTTAACCCGATTACGGCATGGCTTTCTGGCAATAGCGTCAATTTTGCGCGTACGCTGGCCCCGGCACTGTTCGCGGGACAATGGTCAGGGTTGTGGATTTATGTGGTAGGACCCTTTGCCGGGGCGTCGCTTGCGGTCATGGCGATCCGCATGAACCTGCTGGGCAAGCTGCACCTGCTTGAGGCGCGTCTGGTCAATTTTGGCCACCATGGCCGCGTGCCGGGGCTTGATGATCCGCACCGCAAGCTCAACCACCCCGATGATCCCGACCATGTGCCCCCCGGCGCCGGACCGGCCTGA
- the ruvX gene encoding Holliday junction resolvase RuvX, giving the protein MPLFNISDLRAGLRRDQRLLGLDPGKKTIGIALSDVGLMLASPHMGLRRGKLSVNAAEISQIARAQDVGGLVVGLPLSLDGSFGPAAQAARDWTLNLSDMTGLPAAMWDERLSSSAVNRFLIAEADMTRQRRGAVVDQMAAAYILQAALDASIPQG; this is encoded by the coding sequence ATGCCCCTGTTCAACATATCCGATCTCCGCGCAGGCCTGCGCCGCGACCAGCGCCTGCTTGGCCTTGACCCCGGCAAAAAGACAATCGGCATCGCCCTGTCCGATGTGGGGCTGATGCTGGCCTCCCCACATATGGGGCTCAGGCGCGGCAAACTGTCGGTCAATGCGGCTGAAATCAGCCAGATTGCCCGCGCGCAGGATGTGGGCGGCCTGGTGGTGGGCCTGCCACTGTCGCTTGATGGCAGCTTTGGCCCCGCCGCTCAGGCGGCGCGGGACTGGACGCTGAACCTGTCTGACATGACCGGACTGCCTGCGGCCATGTGGGATGAACGGCTTTCTTCCTCCGCCGTGAACCGCTTCCTGATCGCGGAGGCCGACATGACGCGCCAGCGCCGGGGCGCGGTGGTGGACCAGATGGCGGCGGCTTACATATTACAGGCCGCCCTTGATGCGTCGATCCCGCAAGGGTAG
- the gatC gene encoding Asp-tRNA(Asn)/Glu-tRNA(Gln) amidotransferase subunit GatC, with protein sequence MSLDPATVRRIARLARIGIDESDVPALQGELNGILGWVEQLNEVDVEGVTPMVGTGHAALRTRPDVVTDGNCRDAVLSNAPDGVGPFYTVPKVVE encoded by the coding sequence ATGTCGCTTGATCCCGCGACCGTCCGCCGCATTGCCAGACTGGCACGGATTGGTATTGACGAGTCTGATGTTCCCGCCCTGCAAGGGGAGCTTAACGGGATCCTCGGTTGGGTCGAGCAGTTGAATGAGGTCGATGTCGAGGGGGTGACCCCCATGGTCGGCACGGGTCATGCCGCCCTGCGCACGCGCCCGGACGTGGTGACCGATGGCAACTGCCGCGATGCCGTGCTGTCCAACGCGCCTGACGGCGTTGGCCCCTTCTATACCGTGCCCAAGGTTGTTGAATAA
- the gatA gene encoding Asp-tRNA(Asn)/Glu-tRNA(Gln) amidotransferase subunit GatA, which yields MSLTELTIADAASGLRARKFSAVELVRAHTDAIAALNPRLNAYITTTADGALKAAQQADEVLAKGEARSLTGIPLGIKDLFCTNGVRTTAASNILKNFVPPYESTVTANLLRDGAVFVGKTNLDEFAMGSANITSAFGPVENPWKRNGDDAALVPGGSSGGSAAAVAAGLAMGATGTDTGGSIRQPAAYCGIVGLKPTYGRCSRFGTIAYASSLDQAGPMARSVRDCAIMLQSMAGFDERDSTSVNCDVPDYSAAIGRSLKGLKVGIPAEYRAEGLSAEIETAWQQGIEWLRAAGCEIVDVSLPHTKYGLATYYIVAPAECSSNLARYDGLRFGERVPGETLDAMYEATRRAGFGPEVRRRIMMGTYVLSAGYYDAYYLKAQKVRTLIRRDFTEAFQKVDVLLTPTAPTPAFAQGEQSDDPVQMYLNDIFTVPASMAGMPAMSVPVGLGATGLPLGLQLIGRPFDEETLLATGSALEQAAGFTHRPAIRAEAAK from the coding sequence ATGAGCCTGACCGAACTGACAATCGCCGATGCCGCCAGCGGCCTGCGTGCGCGCAAATTCAGCGCCGTGGAGCTGGTGCGCGCGCATACCGACGCCATCGCCGCGCTCAACCCGCGCCTGAACGCCTATATCACCACCACTGCCGATGGCGCACTCAAGGCAGCGCAGCAGGCGGATGAAGTGCTGGCCAAAGGCGAGGCCCGCAGCCTGACCGGCATCCCGCTGGGCATCAAGGACCTGTTCTGCACCAATGGCGTGCGGACCACGGCGGCGAGCAATATCCTCAAGAACTTCGTGCCCCCCTACGAAAGCACGGTCACGGCCAACCTGCTGCGCGATGGCGCGGTGTTCGTGGGCAAGACCAACCTTGATGAATTCGCCATGGGGTCAGCCAACATCACCTCTGCCTTCGGCCCGGTTGAAAACCCATGGAAGCGCAATGGTGATGACGCGGCGCTGGTGCCCGGTGGCTCATCGGGCGGATCAGCCGCCGCCGTGGCGGCAGGGCTTGCCATGGGCGCAACCGGCACTGATACCGGCGGGTCCATCCGCCAGCCTGCCGCCTATTGTGGCATTGTGGGGCTCAAGCCCACCTATGGCCGGTGCAGCCGGTTTGGCACCATTGCCTATGCCTCTTCGCTCGATCAGGCAGGGCCGATGGCGCGCAGCGTGCGCGACTGCGCCATCATGCTCCAGTCCATGGCCGGTTTTGACGAGCGTGACAGCACCAGCGTTAATTGCGACGTGCCGGATTATTCCGCAGCCATAGGCCGCAGCCTCAAGGGGCTGAAGGTGGGCATCCCCGCTGAATACCGTGCCGAGGGCCTGTCTGCCGAGATTGAAACAGCATGGCAGCAGGGCATTGAATGGCTCAGGGCGGCAGGCTGCGAAATTGTGGATGTGTCCCTGCCCCACACCAAATATGGCCTGGCCACCTACTATATCGTGGCCCCTGCCGAGTGTTCCTCCAATCTTGCCCGCTACGATGGCCTTCGTTTTGGTGAGCGCGTGCCAGGTGAGACGCTTGATGCCATGTATGAAGCGACCCGCCGCGCGGGCTTCGGCCCCGAGGTGCGCCGCCGCATCATGATGGGCACCTATGTGCTCTCGGCTGGTTATTACGATGCCTATTATCTGAAGGCCCAGAAGGTTCGCACCCTCATCCGCCGCGACTTTACCGAGGCGTTCCAGAAGGTGGATGTCCTGCTCACCCCCACCGCGCCCACCCCTGCCTTCGCGCAGGGTGAACAGAGTGATGATCCGGTCCAGATGTACCTGAACGATATTTTCACCGTGCCCGCCTCCATGGCTGGCATGCCCGCCATGTCCGTGCCTGTGGGGCTCGGTGCGACCGGTCTGCCGCTTGGGCTGCAGCTTATCGGCCGCCCGTTTGACGAGGAAACCCTGCTGGCGACCGGCAGCGCGTTGGAACAGGCTGCAGGCTTCACCCACCGTCCTGCCATCCGTGCGGAGGCCGCGAAATGA
- the gatB gene encoding Asp-tRNA(Asn)/Glu-tRNA(Gln) amidotransferase subunit GatB — translation MTYTIEGKTGAWEIVVGLEVHAQVISHSKLFSGASASYGGEPNTHVSLVDAGFPGMLPVLNQECVAQAIRTGLGLRARINLESRFDRKNYFYADLPTGYQISQFTHPIVGEGTVEIELSDGTVRHIGITRLHMEQDAGKSMHDQDPARSFIDLNRAGVALMEIVSEPDIRCPEEAGAYLRKLRQILRYLGTCDGNMEEGSMRADVNVSVRKAGEPFRTRCEIKNVNSIRYVMHAIEVEATRQIEVWEDGGEVDQETRLFDPARNETRSLRSKEDAHDYRYFPDPDLLPLVVDQAWVDELERGLPELPDDKRDRFVKEYGIPRYDASVLVAEQAIADYYEEVAKGRDARLAANWVTGDLFGALNRTGRAITDSPISAAALGGMLDLVSDKTINGKIAKEVFEDMLETGDSAAAIVERKGLKQVTDTGAIDAAVADVMARNADKVEEYRGGKDRLFGFFVGQVMKAMAGKANPAMVNEALKKVL, via the coding sequence ATGACCTACACGATCGAAGGCAAGACCGGCGCTTGGGAAATCGTGGTGGGCCTTGAGGTCCATGCGCAGGTCATCAGCCACTCCAAACTGTTTTCCGGCGCATCAGCCTCCTATGGCGGTGAGCCGAACACACATGTGAGCCTGGTCGATGCGGGCTTTCCGGGCATGCTGCCGGTGCTGAACCAGGAATGCGTGGCCCAGGCCATCCGCACGGGGCTTGGCCTGCGCGCGCGCATCAACCTGGAAAGCCGGTTTGACCGCAAGAACTACTTCTATGCCGATCTGCCCACGGGCTACCAGATCAGCCAGTTCACACACCCGATCGTGGGTGAAGGCACGGTCGAGATCGAACTGAGCGATGGCACCGTGCGCCACATCGGCATCACGCGTCTGCATATGGAGCAGGATGCGGGCAAGTCGATGCATGACCAGGACCCTGCCCGCTCCTTCATCGACCTCAACCGGGCTGGCGTGGCGCTGATGGAGATCGTGAGCGAGCCGGATATCCGCTGCCCGGAGGAGGCTGGTGCCTACCTGCGCAAGCTGCGCCAGATCCTGCGCTATCTGGGCACGTGCGATGGCAACATGGAAGAAGGCTCGATGCGTGCCGACGTGAACGTGTCGGTGCGCAAGGCGGGCGAGCCGTTCCGCACGCGCTGCGAGATCAAGAACGTCAATTCGATCCGTTATGTGATGCACGCCATCGAGGTCGAGGCCACGCGCCAGATCGAGGTGTGGGAAGATGGCGGCGAGGTGGATCAGGAAACCCGCCTGTTCGACCCCGCCCGCAACGAGACCCGCTCGCTGCGTAGCAAGGAAGACGCGCATGATTACCGCTACTTCCCCGACCCTGACCTGCTGCCGCTGGTCGTGGATCAGGCCTGGGTGGACGAACTGGAACGCGGCCTGCCCGAACTGCCTGATGACAAGCGCGACCGCTTCGTCAAGGAATATGGCATCCCCCGCTACGATGCCAGCGTGCTGGTGGCCGAGCAGGCCATTGCCGATTATTACGAGGAAGTGGCCAAGGGCCGCGATGCCCGCCTTGCCGCCAACTGGGTGACGGGCGACCTGTTCGGCGCGCTCAACCGCACTGGCCGCGCCATTACCGACAGTCCGATCTCGGCCGCAGCACTTGGTGGCATGCTGGATCTGGTGTCGGACAAGACGATCAATGGCAAGATCGCCAAGGAAGTGTTCGAGGACATGCTCGAGACGGGCGACAGCGCTGCCGCCATTGTCGAGCGCAAGGGCCTGAAGCAGGTGACCGACACCGGCGCGATCGATGCCGCTGTAGCCGATGTGATGGCTCGCAATGCTGACAAGGTAGAAGAATACCGTGGCGGCAAGGACCGGCTGTTCGGCTTTTTTGTTGGCCAGGTGATGAAAGCCATGGCGGGCAAGGCCAATCCGGCCATGGTGAATGAAGCCCTGAAAAAAGTTTTGTAA
- a CDS encoding tyrosine-type recombinase/integrase, with the protein MRRILRDNPLFRRFGVHGLRHAFAVRWLKEGRNIYRLSRHLGHSSVKVTEQNYLGFLAVEEQERVQFQAEQIFEGVPTKSPTMA; encoded by the coding sequence ATGCGGCGCATCCTACGCGACAACCCGCTATTCCGGCGCTTCGGGGTGCATGGCCTGCGGCATGCCTTTGCGGTGCGCTGGCTGAAGGAAGGGAGGAATATCTATCGTCTGTCCCGGCATCTCGGACACAGTTCCGTGAAGGTGACCGAACAGAACTATCTGGGCTTCCTGGCCGTGGAGGAACAGGAGCGTGTCCAGTTCCAGGCTGAGCAGATTTTTGAAGGGGTCCCCACAAAATCCCCCACAATGGCCTGA
- a CDS encoding coniferyl aldehyde dehydrogenase: MSNVTPADLHHILDRQRAAFLNAGPPDLKQRRTDLRRLKAEILKRRTEIVRALKTDFGQRSERESAIVELIPLVQSINYMIAHLGCWMKPQRRHVSAYFQCGRAWVIRQPVGVVGIIAPWNYPISLALVPLATAIAAGNRAMLKPSEFTPTTSAVIGEIVRAIFPAEQISVVTGNDEVGAAFSALPFDHILFTGSTAIGKKVAEAAARNLTPVTLELGGKSPLVIAPGFSMQRVADRVAFGKLTNAGQTCIAPDYVLVHENDRDAFAAAYQDAVKKLHPGGYAGSPDYTAIINTHHYERLSGLIDNAEAQGAQVIRLGSDSATDHVLAPVLLLDVTPQMAVMQEEIFGPVLPVLTYRNLDEAIAFINARPHPLALYYFGDNRVERDRVLKNTVSGNVTINGTLMHYVQDDLPFGGVGDSGIGAYHGKEGFMALTHARGVYRQGRFNAATLLQPPFGRFTDTITNLILR; the protein is encoded by the coding sequence ATGTCCAATGTCACCCCAGCTGACCTGCACCATATTCTCGATCGGCAGCGTGCCGCGTTCCTGAATGCCGGGCCACCCGACCTAAAACAGCGCCGGACCGATCTGCGTCGGCTGAAGGCTGAGATCCTGAAGCGGCGCACCGAGATCGTGCGCGCGCTGAAAACAGATTTCGGCCAGCGCTCGGAACGGGAAAGCGCCATCGTGGAACTGATCCCGCTAGTGCAGTCGATCAATTACATGATCGCCCATCTGGGGTGCTGGATGAAGCCGCAGCGCCGCCACGTCTCGGCCTATTTCCAGTGCGGTCGTGCCTGGGTGATCCGGCAACCGGTGGGTGTCGTGGGCATTATCGCGCCGTGGAACTATCCGATCTCGCTTGCCCTTGTGCCGCTGGCAACAGCGATTGCGGCTGGCAACCGAGCCATGCTCAAACCGTCGGAATTCACACCGACTACATCAGCGGTGATCGGCGAAATCGTTCGGGCCATTTTTCCGGCGGAGCAGATTTCTGTCGTGACTGGCAATGACGAAGTGGGGGCCGCGTTCTCGGCCCTGCCTTTCGATCATATCCTGTTTACCGGCAGCACGGCGATTGGAAAGAAGGTTGCTGAGGCGGCGGCACGCAATCTGACGCCGGTCACACTGGAGTTGGGCGGCAAGTCGCCGCTGGTGATCGCGCCCGGTTTTTCCATGCAGCGGGTGGCGGACCGCGTGGCATTCGGCAAGCTGACCAATGCCGGGCAGACCTGCATCGCACCGGATTATGTGCTGGTGCATGAAAACGACAGGGACGCTTTTGCCGCAGCCTATCAGGACGCCGTGAAAAAGCTGCATCCGGGCGGTTACGCCGGGTCGCCTGATTATACGGCCATTATCAACACGCATCATTACGAGCGGCTGAGCGGTCTTATCGATAATGCCGAAGCTCAGGGGGCACAGGTTATCCGGTTGGGAAGTGATTCAGCTACGGATCACGTCCTGGCCCCCGTGCTGCTGCTGGACGTCACGCCCCAGATGGCGGTCATGCAGGAGGAGATTTTCGGGCCTGTCCTGCCTGTGCTGACCTACAGGAACCTTGATGAAGCGATTGCCTTCATCAACGCGCGGCCCCACCCCCTGGCCCTGTATTATTTTGGCGACAACCGCGTTGAACGCGACAGGGTGTTGAAGAACACGGTTTCAGGAAACGTGACGATCAACGGCACATTGATGCATTATGTGCAGGACGACCTGCCGTTTGGTGGCGTGGGGGATAGTGGCATCGGGGCATACCATGGAAAAGAAGGCTTCATGGCACTCACACATGCCCGTGGTGTATACCGACAGGGGCGTTTCAATGCGGCAACGCTGCTTCAGCCACCCTTCGGCAGGTTTACCGACACCATCACCAATCTGATCCTGCGATGA
- a CDS encoding TetR/AcrR family transcriptional regulator, with protein MSETKDRPYHHGDLRRALIDTALDMLATDQNWAFTLREVARRTGVSHAAPYKHFRDRETLLRELARIGFVRLGKNLTEAISPDLSSTRAQFVAAAQACIRFACQNPGLYRLMFSSDADKTIDPPLHDAAMRTFGILLGLLERGQRDGSFRPVAVSALAAAGWAQVHGLAMLAISNQLLEEKVGSAPVPAALDVLLDGMGCSD; from the coding sequence ATGAGTGAAACCAAGGACCGCCCCTACCATCACGGTGATCTGCGCCGCGCCCTGATCGACACGGCGCTGGACATGCTGGCCACGGACCAGAACTGGGCCTTCACCCTGCGGGAAGTAGCGCGGCGCACGGGTGTCAGTCATGCAGCGCCCTACAAGCATTTCCGTGATCGTGAGACGTTGTTGCGCGAACTGGCCCGGATCGGCTTTGTCAGACTTGGAAAGAATTTGACCGAGGCCATATCGCCGGACCTGTCTTCCACGCGCGCGCAATTCGTGGCCGCGGCGCAGGCCTGTATCAGGTTCGCCTGCCAGAACCCCGGCCTTTACCGGCTGATGTTCAGTTCCGATGCCGACAAGACGATAGACCCGCCACTGCATGACGCAGCCATGCGCACCTTCGGGATTCTTCTGGGCCTTTTGGAAAGGGGACAACGCGACGGCAGCTTCCGCCCGGTTGCCGTCAGTGCTTTGGCAGCGGCAGGCTGGGCACAGGTGCATGGCCTGGCCATGCTGGCGATCAGTAACCAGTTGCTTGAAGAAAAGGTCGGGTCAGCGCCGGTCCCGGCCGCACTGGACGTGTTGCTGGATGGCATGGGCTGCAGCGATTGA
- a CDS encoding energy transducer TonB has translation MSGTADMATTGATDATQDTVSPSFADWQRSQARLARRHDAIRWGLSFLAVLAVTGGSIWWVMRLPPPVMAVPELPPAAIAIDMAPEPVSTPTPPTDAPIGPKQTQSIPDPTPVEPPKITAPPSPAPNPPVPVPKPEKPRKIVKKSKPVPNLKKPIPDKTPPAEATTAPPSSEAPPAPTQAAPAPGASSSKASHDPVTWQGALLAQLEKFKRYPSDAMADHQEGVPTVTFSMDRKGHVLSVTLASSSGHPLLDQEAIALPKRAQPLPIPPDSVAGELITLTVPVEFYLHHN, from the coding sequence GTGAGCGGCACGGCTGACATGGCGACGACAGGGGCTACAGACGCCACGCAGGATACGGTTTCACCGTCCTTCGCCGACTGGCAGCGAAGTCAGGCCCGTCTCGCCCGGCGGCATGACGCCATCCGCTGGGGTCTGTCCTTCCTTGCCGTGCTGGCGGTCACTGGCGGCAGCATCTGGTGGGTCATGCGCCTGCCGCCGCCGGTCATGGCCGTGCCCGAACTGCCGCCTGCCGCAATCGCCATCGACATGGCCCCGGAACCCGTCTCGACACCGACCCCGCCCACGGACGCACCGATCGGCCCGAAACAGACGCAGTCCATCCCCGATCCGACACCGGTCGAGCCGCCCAAGATCACGGCTCCGCCATCGCCCGCGCCCAATCCGCCGGTGCCGGTGCCCAAACCGGAAAAACCGCGCAAGATCGTCAAAAAGAGCAAGCCGGTCCCGAACCTCAAGAAGCCCATCCCGGACAAGACGCCGCCCGCCGAAGCGACAACCGCACCGCCGTCCTCGGAAGCGCCGCCCGCGCCCACACAGGCGGCTCCTGCTCCCGGTGCGTCGTCCTCCAAGGCATCACACGACCCGGTCACCTGGCAGGGGGCTTTGCTGGCGCAGCTTGAAAAGTTCAAGCGTTACCCATCCGACGCCATGGCCGACCATCAAGAGGGCGTGCCCACCGTAACCTTCTCGATGGACCGCAAGGGCCATGTGCTCTCCGTCACACTCGCCAGCTCTTCCGGCCATCCGCTGCTGGATCAGGAAGCCATTGCCCTGCCCAAACGTGCCCAGCCGCTACCCATCCCGCCGGACAGTGTCGCAGGCGAACTCATAACACTCACTGTTCCGGTGGAATTCTATCTCCACCATAACTGA
- the exbD gene encoding TonB system transport protein ExbD — translation MIRMRHTNESPHEASEINVTPFIDVMLVLLVIFMVTAPLTTVNVPVDLPSSTEKPTPRPDDPVFLTVKADHGLALGEDDISTDALPGALETATKGNKDERIFLRADKTVDYGTLMGVMDKLRSAGYLKVALVNLQGQEEGSEAGTTPVPAGGGASSATPTAPAAPASGATP, via the coding sequence ATGATCCGTATGCGCCACACCAATGAGAGCCCGCATGAAGCGAGCGAGATCAATGTCACGCCGTTCATCGACGTGATGCTGGTGCTGCTGGTGATCTTCATGGTCACCGCCCCGCTAACCACGGTGAACGTGCCGGTGGACCTGCCGTCCTCGACCGAAAAGCCGACGCCGCGTCCGGATGATCCTGTGTTCCTCACCGTCAAGGCCGATCATGGGCTGGCGCTGGGAGAGGACGACATCAGCACCGATGCGCTTCCCGGAGCCCTGGAAACCGCGACGAAAGGCAACAAAGACGAGCGGATCTTCCTGCGTGCCGACAAAACGGTGGATTACGGCACGCTGATGGGGGTGATGGATAAGCTGCGGTCTGCCGGATACCTCAAGGTCGCGCTCGTCAACCTGCAGGGACAGGAAGAAGGCAGCGAAGCCGGGACGACGCCAGTTCCAGCTGGTGGTGGCGCGTCTTCTGCGACACCGACTGCTCCCGCCGCGCCTGCGTCCGGAGCGACACCGTGA